A genomic stretch from Falco naumanni isolate bFalNau1 chromosome 4, bFalNau1.pat, whole genome shotgun sequence includes:
- the APC2 gene encoding adenomatous polyposis coli protein 2 isoform X1, with protein MSGSIASYDQLVRQVEALKKENSHLRRELEDNSNHLSKLENETSDMKEVLKHLQGKLEQEARVMVSSGQTEVLDQLKALQMDITSLYNLKFPAEVACAGRSDKDSLLPPVSHRDGTGDLGRATLRMLEELDRERCFLLGEIEKEEKEKVWYYAQLQSLATRLDELPHVETFSMQMDLIRQQLQFEAQHIRSLMEERFGTADEMVQRAQIRASRLEQIDKELMEAQDKVQQPEPQLCGKALGMEGDGSLDPPTHPEEGGSSKVEVVFWLLSMLATRDKDDMSRTLLAMSSSQESCLAMRKSGCLPLLIQILHDSDGEPGPPESPTGAKDARMRANAALHNIVFSQPDEGQAKKEMRVLHVLEQIRSYSETCWDWLQMQSRDGEKDPEGSAVPVPIEPQICQATCAIMKLSFDEEYRRAMNELGGLQAVAELLQVDYEMHKMTNDPLNLALRRYAGMALTNLTFGDVVNKATLCSRRGCMKAIVAQLGSDSEELHQVVSSILRNLSWRADINSKKVLREVGSVTGLTRCALHAGKESTLKSVLSALWNLSAHSTENKAAICGVEGALGFLVSTLTYKCQSNSLAIIESGGGILRNVSSLIATREDYRQVLRDHNCLQTLLQHLRSHSLTIVSNACGTLWNLSARSPHDQELLWDLGAVSMLRNLIHSKHKMIAMGSAAALRNLLTNRPPKYKDTAVVSPGSCMPSLYMRKQKALEAELDAKHLAETFDTMEKQSLKSQSVKKPTRHMESLVKDYASDSGCFDDDEVPNISTGVETASASVLSMFLNSSFLQGQALPRVLAQRRCPEPEKDGSGKPAEPKKPALPEDDVSLAAEKLANKISSTVAKIDKLVEDISTMHTSSDDSFSLSSEDHCLDWQYGPEEVHEARAQSCSPCRLSDTSGFAKRESLSRAHTLLRLKTAYTSLSNDSLNSGSTSDGYCTKEHMKPCTRAAFLDYRDELQRYQKRPSRLDLKSILGGKPERVEPPTLKGRDPAEPDKLEQRDLPERAKKTVTFPSPRALEKEPEWKKEAGSKLSPDPQVHTIKLSPSYQHVPLLETLAKSGAAASAGHHPSLLGRKQAWLPPALLQTAETLSKIPEKLPAHPPATVEQESVQKYSVEDTPICFSRCSSLSSLSSADNVLDGQSHSENDLDSDSSLEILEMEEGDVEGEDGRQEKEKAGDADPVTLVGISQPITIPFPKRDKIFLRESSPSRQEDLTPSSSSENYIQETPLVMSRCSSVSSLGSFESPSIASSIQSDPCSEMISGTISPSELPDSPGQTMPPSRSKTPLFELGCQPEKETSQFNIQWENNVKKFMEITDFKERFQLPQDLDSMVYFTVEKPNENFSCASSLSALPLHEHYVQKDVELKLMPTFPEKNNLNFVAHEKREERREERYLEGGRRRAERPEPPSDDDIEILKECISSAMPSRFRKVKTSLLSGQVLHPQTKKPVHVPVYMLVPAHTHPSVPKHLRATARDLFKDDDSFTDSADGTPVNFSSAASLSDETLRYPAAEEAERPRSLGTGHPAGVLPEGHREVGSTSTVTARRAASGSSAPARLSSACKGKAGSSRGQGGEGKWGQNLPKSGASLELEVGRSSGPPGRKDAPQEDGVAFQSLCHTTPTEEAVYCFYEQDSDELPEVGREVSQPGRAPRQERWGSSIPRREPEPGPQPAKVKPQNNLIADETPPCYSLSSSMSSLSDANLSDGEERGQPCVKAPRLWSATAAGQAQGGSPSSPSLNSEDDLLQKCIGSAMPKRRRPSARRRMVERKQKPLGTGGRERKGEGRHRPAEDVGSDQGSDLDSVEWQAIQEGANSIVTWLHQAAASLSREPSSESDSILSFMSGLSVGSTLQLSLGRQEKKRAGSAASRDAARREHSKSRPEKKDAPGARPTGRGGTRVERSPAPTKPVPNLPVVFRGRTVIYMPSLAKDTPSPRATPKKSPMAKPEAPPAKNLSLSQQRSRSLHRLGKPPETSDLALPKRSTTPPARIGKRPPSSGSSRTSTPSQHAPKKLPSPSQLTKQGPPAAGKGGGSSSPQGAPAKVPAPKSPAPKQSKTQKSPVRIPFMQKPSRKVLPGRGAMPVLEEQADGGKARGGGPGGPGGSRLNLVRMSSTRSSGSDSDRSGFLRQLTFIKESSSLLLRHRTELSMAQPDASLPRRASPQRSRAVLPAVFLCSSRCEELKAAKPGSPSPRPLVPRAQPGSKVPTGVKPPRRTSSESPSRLPVKTSIPMPEPFKRYSSSPNISVARRTGSPSSVLSAHSEASAQRRQTEAVAGGQPAKPPVVVMKGTWRRIRDEDIPHILKSTLPSSALPLAGASEEENPSTPSPRKTSDAVVQTEDFSTTKTNSSTSPTLETREGPPHSRATCDGEALAPTKAALPISFGHEAPAGTFPASRHGSPSRAARVTPFNYVPSPMAVTVVADKAVEKIQA; from the exons GCGGAGGTGGCCTGCGCTGGGCGCAGTGACAAGGACAGCCTGCTGCCACCCGTGTCCCACCGGGATGGCACTGGGGACCTGGGCAGAGCCACCCTCCGGATGCTGGAGGAGCTTGACCGGGAGAG GTGCTTTCTGCTGGGGGAGAttgagaaggaggagaaggagaaggtgtGGTACTACGcgcagctgcagagcctggccacGCGCCTGGATGAGCTGCCGCACGTGGAGACG TTCTCCATGCAGATGGATCTGATccggcagcagctgcagttcgAGGCCCAGCACATCCGCTCGCTGATGGAGGAGCGCTTCGGCACGGCAGATGAGATGGTGCAGCGGGCGCAG ATCCGGGCATCCCGGCTGGAGCAGATCGACAAAGAGCTGATGGAGGCGCAGGACAAGGTGCAGCAGCCGGAGCCGCAG ctctgcgGGAAGGCACTGGGCATGGAGGGGGATGGCAGCCTGGACCCCCCAACCCACCCCGaggaggggggcagcagcaag GTGGAGGTGGTCTTCTGGCTCCTGTCCATGCTGGCCACACGTGACAAAGACGACATGTCCCGCACGCTGCTGGCCATGTCCAGCTCGCAGGAGAGCTGCTTGGCCATGCGCAAGTcaggctgcctgcccctgctcaTCCAGATCCTGCACGACTCAGACGGCGAGCCGGGCCCCCCCGAGAGCCCCACTGGCGCCAAGGACGCCCGCATGCGTGCCAACGCCGCCCTCCACAACATCGTCTTCTCCCAGCCTGACGAGGGCCAGGCCAAGAAGGAGATGCGGGTGCTGCACGTGCTGGAGCAGATCCGCTCCTACTCGGAGACCTGCTGGGACTGGCTGCAGATgcagagcagggatggagaAAAAGACCCTGAGGGCAGCGCGG TGCCAGTGCCCATCGAGCCCCAGATCTGCCAGGCCACCTGTGCCATCATGAAGCTCTCCTTCGATGAGGAGTACCGGCGGGCCATGAACGAGCTGG gtgggctgcaggcagtggccgagctgctgcaggtggaCTACGAGATGCACAAGATGACAAACGACCCCCTCAATTTGGCACTGCGGCGCTACGCGGGGATGGCTCTCACCAACCTCACCTTCGGCGATGTGGTCAACAAG GCAACGCTGTGCTCCCGCCGGGGCTGCATGAAGGCCATCGTGGCTCAGCTGGGCTCCGACAGTGAGGAGCTGCACCAG GTGGTCTCCAGCATCCTGAGGAACCTCTCCTGGAGagctgacatcaacagcaagaAGGTGCTGCGTGAGGTGGGCAGCGTGACTGGGCTGACACGGTGCGCGCTGCACGCTGGCAAG GAGTCCACGTTGAAGAGCGTCCTGAGCGCGCTGTGGAACCTGTCCGCgcacagcacagagaacaaAGCTGCCATCTGCGGGGTGGAGGGAGCCCTGGGCTTCCTGGTGAGCACCCTCACCTACAAGTGCCAGAGCAACTCGCTGGCCATCATCGAGAGCGGCGGTGGCATCCTCAGGAATGTCTCCAGCCTCATCGCCACGCGGGAGGACTACAG GCAGGTACTCCGGGACCACAACTGCCTGCAGacgctgctgcagcacctgcgCTCGCACAGCCTCACCATCGTCAGCAATGCCTGTGGCACCCTCTGGAACCTGTCTGCCCGCAGCCCCCATGaccaggagctgctctgggacCTGGGGGCGGTCAGCATGCTGCGCAACCTCATCCACTCCAAGCACAAGATGATCGCCATGGGCAGTGCGGCTGCGCTCCGCAACCTCCTCACCAACCGGCCCCCCAAGTACAAGGACACGGCCGTCGTCTCGCCAGGTTCCTGCATGCCCTCGCTCTACATGCGCAAGCAGAAGGCGCTGGAGGCTGAGCTGGATGCCAAGCACTTGGCCGAGACCTTCGACACCATGGAGAAGCAGAGCCTGAAAAGCCAGAGCGTGAAGAAGCCGACGCGGCACATGGAGAGCCTGGTGAAGGACTACGCCTCTGACTCTGGCTGCTTCGATGATGATGAGGTGCCCAACATCTCCACCGGCGTGGAGACGGCCAGTGCCTCTGTCCTCTCCATGTTCCTCaactcctccttcctccagggGCAGGCGCTGCCCCGGGTGCTGGCGCAGAGGCGATGCCCGGAGCCAGAGAAGGACGGCAGCGGCAAGCCGGCCGAGCCCAAGAAGCCGGCACTGCCAGAGGATGACGTCTCGCTGGCTGCTGAGAAGTTGGCCAACAAGATCTCCAGCACGGTGGCCAAGATCGACAAGCTGGTGGAGGACATCTCTACCATGCACACGTCCTCAGATGACAGCTTCAGCCTCAGCTCGGAGGACCACTGCCTGGACTGGCAGTACGGCCCCGAGGAGGTGCACGAGGCACGCGCCCAGTCCTGCTCGCCGTGCCGCCTCTCGGACACCAGTGGCTTTGCCAAGCGGGAGAGCCTGAGCCGGGCACACACGCTGCTGCGGCTGAAGACCGCCTACACCAGCCTGTCCAATGACAGCCTCAACAGCGGCAGCACCAGCGACGGCTACTGCACCAAGGAGCACATGAAGCCCTGCACCAGGGCCGCCTTCCTCGACTATCGGGACGAGCTGCAGCGGTACCAGAAGCGGCCGAGCCGGCTCGACCTCAAGAGCATCCTGGGTGGCAAACCAGAGCGGGTCGAACCCCCCACGCTCAAGGGCAGAGACCCGGCTGAGCCGGACAAGCTGGAGCAGCGAGACCTGCCCGAACGGGCCAAGAAGACGGTGAcattccccagccccagggcactgGAGAAGGAGCCCGAGTGGAAGAAGGAGGCGGGCAGCAAGCTCTCCCCTGACCCCCAGGTCCACACCATCAAACTCTCCCCGTCCTACCAGCACGTCCCCCTGCTCGAGACCCTGGCCAAGAGTGGCGCGGCTGCCAGCGCCGGCCACCACCCCTCCCTCCTGGGCAGAAAGCAAGCCTGGCTCCCTCCGGCGCTGCTGCAGACGGCTGAGACATTGAGCAAGATCCCAGAGAAACTGCCTGCCCACCCGCCAGCCACAGTGGAGCAGGAGTCGGTGCAGAAGTACTCAGTGGAGGACACCCCAATCTGCTTCTCCCGGTGcagctccctctcctccctctcctcgGCAGACAACGTGCTGGATGGGCAGAGCCACAGTGAGAACGACCTGGACAGTGACTCCTCCCTGGAGATCCTGGAGATGGAGGAAGGCGATGTGGAAGGTGAGGATgggaggcaggagaaggagaaggcaggggaTGCAGATCCGGTCACACTGGTGGGGATTTCCCAGCCCATCACCATCCCCTTCCCGAAGCGCGACAAGATCTTCCTGCGCGAGTCATCACCATCGCGCCAGGAGGACCTCACGCCCTCCAGCTCCTCGGAGAACTACATCCAGGAGACGCCACTGGTGATGAGCCGCTGCAGCTCCgtcagctccctgggcagctttgAGAGCCCCTCCATCGCCAGCTCCATCCAGAGCGACCCTTGCAGTGAGATGATCAGCGGTACCATCAGTCCCAGCGAGCTGCCTGACAGCCCTGGGCAGACAATGCCGCCCAGCCGCAGCAAAACGCCCCTGTTCGAGCTGGGCTGCCAACCGGAGAAGGAGACCAGCCAGTTCAACATCCAGTGGGAGAATAACGTCAAGAAGTTCATGGAGATCACCGACTTCAAGGAACGCTTCCAGCTGCCCCAGGACCTGGACTCCATGGTCTATTTCACAGTGGAGAAACCCAACGAGAACTTCTCCTGTGCCTCCAGCTTGAGCGCCCTGCCCCTCCACGAGCACTATGTGCAGAAGGACGTGGAGCTCAAGCTGATGCCCACCTTCCCGGAGAAGAACAACCTGAATTTTGTGGCTCATGAGAAGCGGGAGGAGCGGCGGGAGGAGCGGTACCTGGAGGGGGGCCGGAGGCGAGCCGAGCGCCCCGAGCCCCCATCTGATGACGACATCGAGATCCTGAAGGAGTGCATCAGCTCCGCCATGCCCTCCCGCTTCCGCAAGGTGAAAACCTCCCTGCTCTCTGGCCAGGTCCTGCACCCCCAGACGAAGAAGCCGGTGCACGTCCCTGTCTACATGCTGGTGCCAGCCCACACGCACCCCAGCGTCCCCAAGCACCTGCGCGCCACCGCCCGCGACCTCTTCAAGGACGATGACTCCTTTACCGACTCAGCCGACGGGACCCCCGTCAACTTCTCCAGCGCCGCCTCACTGAGCGATGAGACCCTGCGCTACCCGGCTGCCGAGGAGGCTGAGCGCCCCCgcagcctggggacagggcaCCCGGCGGGGGTCCTGCCCGAGGGGCACCGCGAGgtgggcagcaccagcaccgtCACGGCCAGGAGAGCCGCCTCCGGCAGCTCCGCACCCGCCCGGCTGAGCTCAGCCTGCAAGGGAAAAGCCGGATCGAGCCGTGGGCAAGGTGGGGAGGGCAAGTGGGGCCAGAACCTGCCGAAGAGCGGAGCCAGCCTGGagctggaggtggggaggagCAGTGGTCCCCCCGGGAGGAAGGATGCTCCCCAGGAGGATGGGGTGGCCTTCCAGTCGCTGTGCCACACCACGCCAACGGAGGAAGCTGTGTACTGCTTCTACGAGCAGGACTCGGACGAGCTGCCTgaggtgggcagggaggtgtCCCAGCCTGGCCGGGCGCCCAGGCAGgagcgctggggcagctccaTTCCCCGGAGGGAGCCTGAGCCCGGTCCCCAGCCGGCCAAGGTGAAGCCACAGAACAACCTCATCGCTGACGAGACACCACCATGCTACTCTCTCAGCTCCTCCATGAGCTCCCTGAGTGATGCCAACCTCTCTGACGGAGAGGAGCGGGGCCAGCCCTGTGTCAAAGCCCCCCGGCTGTGGTCAGCCACAGCAGCCGGGCAGGCCCAGGGGggctcccccagctcccccagcctcaATTCGGAGGATGACCTGCTGCAGAAGTGCATTGGCTCTGCCATGCCCAAGCGCCGGCGGCCCTCAGCTCGCCGGAGGATGGTGGAGCGCAAGCAGAAGCCGCTGGGCACTGGCGGGAGGGAGcggaagggggaggggaggcatCGCCCTGCTGAGGACGTCGGCTCTGACCAGGGCTCGGACCTGGACAGTGTGGAGTGGCAAGCCATCCAGGAGGGTGCCAACTCCATCGTCACCTGGCTGCaccaggctgctgcctccctctcGCGGGAGCCTTCCTCCGAGTCCGACTCCATCCTCTCCTTCATGTCAGGGCTCTCGGTCGGGTCCAccctgcagctctccctgggcaggcaggagaagaaACGGGCCGGCAGCGCGGCCAGCCGGGATGCGGCGAGGAGGGAGCACAGCAAGAGCCGCCCAGAGAAGAAGGACGCGCCGGGTGCCCGTCCCACCGGCCGCGGTGGCACCAGGGTAGAGcgcagcccagcacccaccaaGCCAGTCCCCAACCTGCCTGTGGTCTTCCGTGGCAGGACCGTCATCTACATGCCCAGCCTGGCCAAGGACACCCCCAGCCCGCGGGCCACCCCGAAGAAAAGCCCCATGGCGAAGCCCGAGGCACCACCAGCCAAGAACCTCTCTCTGAGCCAGCAGCGCTCGCGGAGCCTGCACCGGCTGGGCAAGCCCCCCGAAACCAGTGACTTGGCACTGCCCAAGAGGAGCACCACGCCGCCCGCCCGCATCGGCAAGAGACCCCCCTCCTCAGGCTCCTCCCGCACCTCCACCCCCTCCCAGCACGCTCCTAAGAAGCTGCCGTCACCCTCCCAGCTCACCAAGCAGGGTCCCCCAGCCGCAGGCAAGGGGGGCGGCTCGTCGTCCCCACAGGGAGCCCCAGCCAAAGTGCCGGCCCCCAAGTCCCCAGCCCCCAAGCAGTCCAAGACACAGAAGTCACCCGTCCGCATCCCCTTCATGCAGAAGCCCAGCAGGAAGGTgctgccgggccggggggccatgccagtgctggaggagcaggcagaTGGTGGCAAGGCACGGGGTGGGGGGCCGGGAGGTCCAGGGGGCAGCCGGCTCAACCTGGTGCGGATGTCATCTACCCGTTCCAGCGGGAGCGACTCGGACCGCTCCGGCTTCTTGCGCCAGCTCACCTTCATCAAAGAatcctccagcctgctgctgcgGCACCGCACCGAGCTCTCCATGGCGCAGCCGGACGCCTCGCTGCCTCGCCGTGCCTCCCCGCAGCGCAGCCGTGCTGTCCTCCCAGCCGtcttcctctgctcctcccGCTGTGAGGAGCTGAAGGCGGCCAAGCCGGGGTCCCCTAGCCCGCGGCCCCTCGTCCccagagcccagcctggcagcaaaGTCCCCACTGGGGTCAAGCCACCGCGGAGGACCAGCTCCGAGAGCCCATCCCGGCTGCCGGTGAAGACCAGCATCCCCATGCCCGAGCCCTTCAAGAGGTACTCATCCTCGCCCAACATCAGCGTGGCACGGAGGACGGGCAGCCCTTCCTCCGTCCTCTCTGCCCACTCCGAGGCGTCGGCACAGCGTCGGCAGACTGAGGCAGTAGCTGGCGGGCAGCCGGCAAAGCCACCGGTGGTGGTGATGAAGGGCACTTGGCGGAGGATTCGGGATGAAGACATCCCCCACATCCTTAAGAGCACGCTGCCCTCCTCCGCCCTGCCGCTGGCAGGTGCCAGTGAGGAGGAGaaccccagcacccccagccccaggaagaCCAGCGATGCCGTGGTGCAGACCGAGGACTTCTCTACCACCAAGACCAACTCCAGCACTTCTCCCACACTGGAGACACGCGAGGGGCCCCCACACAGCCGTGCCACCTGCGATGGTGAAGCTCTGGCCCCCACCAAGGCCGCCTTGCCCATCTCCTTCGGCCACGAGGCGCCCGCTGGGACCTTCCCCGCCAGCCGACATGGCTCCCCGAGCAGAGCTGCCCGCGTCACCCCCTTCAACTACgtccccagccccatggcagtGACAGTGGTGGCCGACAAGGCGGTGGAGAAAATCCAAGCTTGA